The Thomasclavelia ramosa DSM 1402 genome includes a region encoding these proteins:
- a CDS encoding O-acetylhomoserine aminocarboxypropyltransferase/cysteine synthase family protein, producing the protein MSKDNLRFETKQLHVGQEITDPTGARAVPIYQTAAYVFDNCDHAAARFGLSDAGNIYGRLTNPTEDVFEQRMAALEGGVAALAVASGAAAVTYAIESITRSGDHIVAAKQIYGGTYNLLAHTLTNYGVNTTFVDSDDPENFKLALQENTKAIFIESLGNPNSSLVDVEAVSKIAHEHGIPLIIDNTFGTPYLFRPIEHGADIVVHSATKFIGGHGTTLGGVIVDSGKFDWQASGKFPQLSKPDPSYHGVIFTEAAGAAAFVTRIRAVVLRDKGATISPFNAFLLLQGLETLSLRVERHVENALKVVDYLSKHPKVAKVNHPSLNNSPYHELYQRYFSHGAGSIFTFEIAGDENDAKKFIDNLEIFSLLANVADAKSLVIHPASTTHSQMNEAELAASGIKANTIRLSIGLEHIDDLLEDIENAFDHV; encoded by the coding sequence ATGAGTAAAGATAATTTAAGATTTGAAACTAAACAGTTACATGTAGGACAAGAAATAACTGATCCTACCGGAGCAAGAGCAGTGCCTATTTACCAGACAGCAGCTTATGTATTTGATAATTGTGATCATGCGGCAGCACGTTTTGGATTAAGTGATGCTGGTAATATTTATGGACGCTTAACTAATCCAACTGAAGATGTTTTTGAACAAAGAATGGCAGCTTTAGAAGGTGGGGTAGCAGCATTAGCAGTAGCTTCAGGAGCGGCTGCAGTGACTTATGCGATTGAAAGTATTACACGAAGTGGTGATCATATTGTGGCAGCTAAACAAATTTATGGGGGGACATATAATTTATTAGCTCACACATTGACAAATTATGGTGTTAATACAACATTTGTTGATAGTGATGATCCCGAGAATTTTAAATTAGCGTTACAAGAAAATACCAAAGCGATTTTTATAGAGTCATTAGGAAATCCTAATTCAAGTTTAGTTGATGTTGAGGCAGTTAGTAAAATTGCTCATGAGCATGGTATTCCATTAATTATTGATAATACATTTGGAACACCATATTTATTTAGGCCAATTGAACATGGAGCAGATATTGTTGTGCATTCAGCAACTAAGTTTATTGGCGGGCATGGAACTACTTTAGGTGGTGTAATTGTCGATTCTGGAAAGTTTGATTGGCAGGCTTCAGGGAAGTTCCCACAATTAAGTAAACCTGATCCAAGTTATCACGGTGTTATTTTTACTGAAGCTGCTGGAGCTGCCGCCTTTGTAACTAGAATTAGAGCAGTAGTATTACGTGATAAGGGAGCGACTATTTCTCCGTTCAATGCTTTTCTTTTATTACAAGGATTGGAGACATTATCACTACGAGTAGAGCGTCATGTAGAAAATGCTTTAAAAGTGGTTGATTATTTAAGTAAACATCCTAAAGTTGCAAAAGTTAATCATCCATCACTAAATAATAGTCCTTATCATGAATTATATCAACGATATTTCTCACATGGAGCTGGATCAATTTTTACTTTTGAAATTGCTGGTGACGAAAATGATGCTAAGAAATTTATAGATAATTTAGAAATTTTTTCTTTATTAGCAAATGTAGCTGATGCGAAATCATTAGTAATTCATCCTGCTTCAACAACGCATTCACAAATGAATGAAGCTGAATTAGCAGCATCTGGAATTAAAGCTAACACTATTAGATTGTCAATTGGTTTAGAGCATATAGATGATTTGTTAGAAGATATCGAAAATGCATTTGACCATGTATAA
- a CDS encoding alpha/beta hydrolase, with product MDGSSQPLGIYLPHDYDTNKTYKTIYLAHGGGGNDVEWMNIASANNIMDNLIADGEVADAIVVTKDNTYFNFEKGDSLKNLTECIMLYIEKNYSVSANSQDKVLAGLSSGATVTVQAMFYSNETFGYYGVFSPSRTLDFVEETLTLEMVAAFLKVSQYYVSVGIFDTFVRRNVNVQINEELIKAGANVVFEWKNGAHDWGVWRSQFSEFVKDYLWDRETVVSTPSNPDADVAPQSNSTAAVKTGDSVDMTGLLIISGLSLLGISIQYYYRHRKTH from the coding sequence ATTGATGGCAGTAGCCAGCCGTTAGGTATATATTTACCGCATGACTATGATACAAATAAAACTTATAAGACAATTTATCTTGCACATGGTGGTGGGGGAAATGATGTTGAGTGGATGAATATCGCTTCAGCAAATAATATTATGGATAATCTAATTGCTGATGGTGAAGTGGCTGACGCAATTGTGGTTACTAAGGATAATACATATTTTAACTTTGAAAAGGGTGATAGCCTAAAAAATCTTACAGAATGCATTATGCTTTACATTGAAAAGAATTATAGTGTTTCAGCAAATTCCCAAGATAAAGTACTAGCTGGTCTGTCTAGTGGAGCTACAGTTACAGTTCAAGCAATGTTCTATAGTAATGAAACATTTGGCTATTATGGTGTATTTTCACCGAGTCGTACATTAGATTTTGTTGAAGAAACATTAACACTGGAAATGGTTGCAGCGTTTCTCAAAGTATCACAATACTATGTGAGTGTAGGAATTTTTGATACTTTTGTTAGGCGGAATGTCAATGTTCAAATTAATGAAGAATTGATAAAAGCCGGAGCTAATGTAGTTTTTGAATGGAAAAATGGAGCTCATGACTGGGGTGTATGGCGTAGTCAGTTCAGTGAATTTGTAAAAGATTATTTGTGGGATCGTGAAACAGTAGTTTCAACTCCATCTAATCCTGATGCCGATGTTGCTCCCCAATCAAATTCAACAGCTGCTGTAAAAACTGGCGATAGTGTCGATATGACAGGATTGTTGATCATAAGCGGTTTATCATTATTAGGAATTTCAATACAATACTATTATAGACATCGTAAAACACATTAA
- a CDS encoding MurR/RpiR family transcriptional regulator, producing MNVFVTSLLKIINNPDIQDTNYNIAYYLLLHYYDVFEMTLQEIADACYVSVSTLNRFFRIFGFKKFSIIKDLMQVHAAARISQLEERSIRKNNQQVNQLLKPLLDNDDYWTVSDQGLINQCCEMIKKCSRVILIGSNEMMDSLLRFQGDMVMMQKLVIQNTIYNNNYIEPQADDLIILLSMTGRIAELKPTLIEHLLVGKNNLICVGYKNFLCEKALFLKIPSYLDETLENMILDNYFQNIAYCYYGGYYDNR from the coding sequence ATGAATGTTTTTGTTACTTCATTATTAAAAATAATTAATAATCCGGATATTCAAGATACTAATTATAATATTGCTTATTATTTATTACTGCACTATTATGATGTTTTTGAAATGACACTTCAGGAAATTGCAGATGCATGTTATGTTTCTGTTTCTACTCTCAATCGCTTTTTTAGAATATTTGGATTTAAAAAATTTTCAATTATTAAAGATTTAATGCAAGTCCATGCGGCGGCACGAATAAGTCAGTTGGAGGAACGTTCGATTCGCAAAAATAATCAACAAGTTAATCAGCTTTTAAAACCGCTATTAGATAACGATGATTATTGGACAGTATCAGATCAAGGATTAATAAATCAGTGCTGTGAGATGATTAAAAAATGTAGCCGTGTTATTTTAATCGGTTCGAATGAGATGATGGATTCATTATTGCGTTTTCAAGGTGATATGGTGATGATGCAAAAACTTGTGATTCAAAATACTATTTATAATAATAATTATATCGAACCTCAAGCGGATGATTTAATTATTTTGCTTTCAATGACAGGAAGAATTGCGGAGTTAAAACCAACTTTGATTGAACATTTATTAGTGGGGAAAAACAATCTTATTTGTGTTGGCTATAAAAATTTTCTTTGTGAAAAAGCCCTATTTTTAAAAATTCCTAGTTACCTAGATGAGACGCTAGAAAATATGATTTTAGATAACTATTTTCAAAATATAGCTTATTGTTATTATGGTGGTTATTATGATAATAGGTAA